The nucleotide window TGCTTGGTGTTTTTTTGCTGAACCAAATTTACAAGTTGGAGACCACCTTTTTCTTTTTGGTTGCAGAAATTTCAACTAACTTTGGGGCATCTTCCAAGCGAGCCCACCAACGACTTTTCCATCACCTGCACTCCGACCGAACCCACAGTCAACCTGGAAGACGACGTCCACTGGAAGCTCTCGTCATACGACCTTCCAGCCGTCGAAATCGCCGCAGCGACATTCAGCTGGACTTTCGACGACGGGACTCCCAAAACAGCAAGTTCTTCCGACGCATATGTTTCCTACACAACTCCTGGCAAAAAAACGGCCACACTCACGGTGTCGACAAAAAAAAGCGGAACCGCCACAACCAGTTGCTCAGTAATTATACCCAGCAATCCCATCACCGACTGCCAGTGCACAGCAGAAAAACGGTCCATTGACATCAAAACGGGAGGGAATGCAAAATGGCAGATTTCGGGTTGCAAGTCATCAAAAGACATCATTAACTACACCTGGGAAGGAGCGGGCGTCGCCGGAAACGGTGAATCGGCAACGGCAACCTTTACCAACAAGGGCGACATTTTGGCCCCGACGGTCACTGTAACGAACGAGGAGTACGGGATAGCAAAAGTCTCGTGCCCCGCTGTCACGGCGACCGATTCCGACACCCCCGACTACCTTTTGGATTTCAATGATTCCTTTTCAACTGAACGCATTAAAGTTCCCAGCGGAGCTTGCATCCAAATCCACGGGAGCTGGAGTACTCAATATTTCACACCGAAGCTTAACGTTACATGCGAATACAGTTCCTCGACTTACGACTTTGTAATGAAATTGTCCCATGAAGACAAAAACATAGACTGCCTCGGGAGTCTATTCTCAAGGTGCAGCATTTCTATCGGCACCGTCTCACTGGGCGAAAACGACTTTGGCGAAGTGTGCGTCACCATTTCTCCCGAAGACGGCACCCTCGCCAGCTGTATACTGGAACTTTAATAAAGCAAAAATCCCGCCACATTACGTGACGGGATCATTTTTAATAGCAAAAAAAACTAGAACAGCTTCTTGGCATCGGTAATTTCGCCGCCCTTCTCGTGGAAGAGCACGAGGGTACCGCCGTCCACCTTCACAAAGATGTCCTTCAAGGTGTTTACGACCTTGGATTCGTCAAAGCCAATCTCGTTCTTGGCTGTTTCGCCGATCACGATGCCGAAGTTCACCATGTCGGGAGAGCTAAAGCGCAGGTACTTCAAGAGGCCAGCTTCATCCTCCACGAGGTCGGTCGCGGTCAAGCGTTCAATCTCTTGCGGGTCGCGCGTGCTCACCGAGAGCGGGAACATGCTTTCGCCAACGGTCTGCTTGGCGTTCAGGTAGAGGGTGTTCCCCACCATGAGGCTAATGGAATCGTCAAGCACCTGGCGCACTTCGATAATCACGTCGCACTGGGCAGACATTTCCTGGATTTCGAGCTTGGAGGGGCCGCAGGCGACAAGCGCCGCAGAGAGGATTGCCGCGAAGGCCACAAACAGTTTTTTCATCTTCATTCCTTGTTTTGGGGTTAATGAACCAATTCCAGCGAACAATATACAAAAGCGTGCAATCACTTCGCGAGGATCGCGAGGGCTTTTTGTATCAAATCGGGTGAAAGTTTAAAGATTTCGCTCAATTTCTCGACACGGACGCCTTCCTCAAGCCTCTCCATGCGCGAACCGTTCGCATCGCGGGTCACGAGGTTCCCCTTTTGGTAGTAATACTGGATTCCGTGTTCGCGATCCAGGCGGTTGAGCACAGGGTAAGTCATCATCTCGCGGTAAAAGCTCTCGCTCCAGTGCAGCTTGAATTCCTCCACGGAGACTCCCGCAAGCGGGTACTCAAAGCGGAGCTTCATCGGTGCCGAGAGTCGACCGTCGGCATGCAGCGTGCCGCCCGTCCAAAGTTCCAGGGCGTCCTCGGCGGGCCGCACCAGGCGCACGCAGTTGGGCACCAGCGGGAACAGGGATTCCCCCGCGCCAAACGGCTTGGGGAGCGGGAGTGGGAGCGGTTCAAAAATCAGGTAGCCCGGATCGAAGAGATACGAGGTATGGAGTATGAGGTCGTCGGCCTTCGGCTGACTTTGAGGTAAGACAAGAGCGCAGTGGATGTTCTTCTCTTTTCGCTTGTGGCCCATCACCAGCCGCGGCTTTAAGCCCAGGTCCACAAAGCTCTGGTACAGGTGCCACGTCATGCTAAAGCAAGTGCCGCCGCCCATCCAGGTGTCAATGTCGTTCTGGTCGCTATCGTCCAGGTTGCGCGCCGCCGAGGCACTCCCCGTCGCATCGAGGCGTATTATTTTCGTGAGATTCTCGTATGTCACGTTCGAGAGACTGTTGCACAGGTCTAGAATCTTTTGCCAGGTCACCGGTTCCATATTACAAAGATAAAAAATACCTAACCAGCTTCGTCATCCTAAATGAACCCTAGCCCCTGCAAGGGGATAGGGAAAGTGAAGGACCCAGGTTTGAATAGCGGGACTGGATTCTTCGAGGCTTCGCCTCTCAGAATGACGTATTCCGCACTCATTTACTATATTATGCGCATGCTTGGAATAGAACAGAAAAAAGGAAACGACACTCACCTTTGCGGCCGCATGATTGCGTACGCGAGGATCCTCCCCTCCCCGGAGATGGACGGGAGCAGCACGCCCTTTGACGACCTGATCAAGAACGGGTTGCTCGCTCTCGAGGGCGACTTTAGAGCCGCGCCCCAAACGCCAAGCCGCAAAATGCTCAACAGCGCCATGGACGAAAAACTCAACAACATGCTCGCCACCATGGAAGAGAACGGCATGGAGATCCCCGAGAACCTCGATGTGGAAGCACTGCGCGAACGCCTGCACGAGCTCAACAACATGGAAGTCATCCCCATCCCGGCACGAATCGGGAACTTTGAATCCGAGGCCGACATTTTAAACCAGGACGCCGACATTTACTACGTGGGCGAATTCCTCGGCGCAAACCAGGCGCACTTTTGCCTCACGACGCTCCCCATCTTTTACCAGGCCAAGTACCGCGAACAGGCGCGCGTCCAGGAGGCGGCGCTCCTCAACGAGATGCTCGCGCAAATGGAATCCAGCGATTTTGTGGACGCCGACACCCTCGAAAAAGACACCGAGGAACTGTTCCCCGACGGAGTCACGCTCAACACCTTCGTAGGCGACCTCTCCAAACTTTTGAACATTCGCGTCATCCCGTTTTTGCTCGCCTGCGAAACCGACAGCGAATACGAAACGCAAATCGGGCTCTTCTATAACTTTATGAAGGACTACCCGCAGCAAATCGACGTTTCGCGGGTGGACCACGCCATCCGCAAGCTGCGCAAGCAAAGCGACAACCAAGCCGCGCGCACGCTCCTGGAACTGAGCTGCAAAAAAATCAACGCCATCTACAGCGAAAACACCAAGGCCGCCGAAGAACTCGAGGCCAAAATCGAAACGCTCTAGCCTCTTGAAACCGTCAACAGCACGGCCCCGAGCAAAATGACGGCAGTCGACATCACGAGCGTCGTGCGTTCCCTGCGGGTCGCATATTCGCCAAACGCGAACACGCCCCACAGCTGGTTCACCACCAGGTTCAACTGCAAAAGTGGGTAGCCAATGGCGTAGCCAAAAAATCCGTCCTCGGCAATGGCCCAAAAAATGGCGAGTGTACCGAACATCCAAAGGACACCCGCCAAAACGGCGAAGAGCGTGGGGACCTTGGGGAAACCGAATCCCTTGCCGCGCTTGAGCGTCATGACCGCGACCAGAACGAGGCTCGTGACACAAATGCCAAGCGCAAACGGCATCAAAAAATCCATGTCGGCAAGTCCACTGAACTTGAAGGGAATCAAGTAAGTGCCGAACACCGCGCCCGAGAGCAGCGAGCGCCAGTTCTTCAAAATGGACTGCTGCTTGGGAGTTTGAATGTAGATGCCGCCCAGCATGCAGGCAATAGCCGGAATCGAAAAATAAAGCTGAGTCGGTTCGCGAAAGAGCACCACGCCGGTAATGAACGAGAGCAAAATGCTCACGCACATGGAGCGAAGCCCCGTGCCCGCGAGGTCGGCCTCGGCCTGCACCGCCCAAAAGCAGAGCGCCCCGCCAATGACCCAGATGGCACCGCAAAGGAGCCCCACCGGCGCGAGGCTAAAGTGCCCGGTAACGGCGGCAATGGAGAGCGAACAAAGTAACGCACCTACCGACATGGCGGCAAGGAACGCCCAGGAGGAATACTGCGGCCACTTTTTGAGCGGCACCATGTAGGTACCGAACGCAAAGATCCCAACAAACACACCCAGAACGCTTAACGCACTACTTTCCAATGCAGAACCCCGCAAAAATTGACTGTAAAATATCCTCGGACGAAATTTCGCCCGTAATGCTCTGGAGCGAGCGGCGCACCAGCTGCATTTCAAAAGCTAACAATTCCACTGCCGGGCTTGTACGGATCAGGTCCAGCGCGCGGTCAATTCCCTTCAAAGCTTCCTCGAGGCAAGCCTTTTCGCGTTCGCTTGTAATCCACAAGTCCTCGGTGTTTTCGGTTGACTTGAAAAGGCGGGCGTTCATCTCTTTAGAGAGCTCCTCGAGCCCGTAGCCCGTCTTTGCCGAAACGGCTATGGATGGCGCGGCCAGGGATATGCCCTCGGCATTGGGCAACCCACCCACCAGGTCCTGCTTGCTCAACACAACCAGGTCGGGGTTGAACTCCTGCTCCGCATCGGCCGCAGGGAGGCTTCCGTCCACCACGCAAATCTTGAGGTCGGCTTCTTCTAGGACCTCCCTGCTCTTTTGCATGCTCAAGGCATCCAGGGCGTCGGTCGCCGTGGCGGCAATGCCAGCGGTATCGACCAGCCTAATTTCGCCACCCGCCAAAAAGAGCCGCACTTCCACAAAGTCGCGCGTCGTTCCCGGGACGCTGCTCACCAAAATGCGGTCCTCGCCCAAAAGCGCGTTCACCAGGCTCGACTTTCCTGCGTTGGGGGCGCCGTACAAAACCGCGAGTGGGATTCTCGAGACCGAGGCCTTGCTGCGGAAGCTCTTGAGAATGCTCTCCACGTTCCCGCGGATGGCGGCAAGCTTGCCTTCCCAGCCGGCATAATCGGGGTCGGCCTCCTCTTCGGCAAAATCCACGTCCAATTCCAAACGCGCCGAGATGTCCTTAATTTGTTCGGTAAGGAGCTTCACTTTTTTGGAGAGGGCGCCGCTCAGCAGACGGTGGGCGTTTTTTAGCTCGGCTCGGTTTGCGCTGTGGATTACGTCGGCAACAGACTCCGCCTGCGAAAGGTCCATCTTGCCGTTCAAATAGGCGCGGCGCGTGAATTCCCCGGGTTCCGCCAAGCGCACTCCCGGCACCCGCCGTATCGCCTGCATAAGTTCGCGCACAATCAGCGGGTTCCCGTGCGGGTACAGTTCCAGCACGTCCTCGCCGGTGTAGGAATTCGGGCCTTCAAAAAACAGGTAAAGCAGCTGGTCAATGACTTCGCCGCGGCATTCCTCGGCATCGCCCTCTTTCAAGGTGCTGCGGGCAGTCCCCAGGGCGGCACGGCGCGGTTCCAAATCCGCGGCGGCGCGTTCCCCAAACAGAGCCCGCACCACATCGCGCACGCGAGAACCGCTCACGCGGAGCGCGGCAACGGCCGAAACCCCGGCCGGGGTCATGGGGGCGACAATCGTCTGGGAATCCATAGGCTCAAATTTAGAATTATATTTACAGGCATATGTCAAAATTCAAGATTATTGCAAAAAATATAAGCGACATCACGTGCCACGCCATAGTCCGTGACGACGGTTGCGAATTCGAAGTCTTTACCGGCTACGGTGCTGGACTCAACGCCTGGCGCGTGCCCGCGGGCAGCACCAAGCTCGACCTTCTGTTTGGCTACCGCGAAGGCGACGACGTCTACAAAATCGGCCCCGACACCAATGCCGGCTGCAGGCTCTGCCCATGGCCCGGACGCACCGCCTACGCCAAGTTCACCTGGGAAGGCAAAACCTACCGGCTTACAAACAACGTAAGCTGGGCGCCGCACGCCCTCCACGGCTTTTTGCAAAACAGGCCCTGGCAATTCCAAAGCTTTGAAAGCGATTCCAGCAAGGCCGTCGCCGTATTCACCTGCGATTGGCCGGGCGACTTTGGCGGATTCCCCTTCCCGTTCCACGCCGAGAACCGCGTGACCTTCACCGGCGAAAGCTATACGGTGCAGTCCAGCGTCAAGAACATCGGCAAGGCACCCATGCCCTATTCCGAGGGCTGGCACCCGTATTACTCCATGGGCGAAAAAATCGACGGAATCACCATGACACTCCCACCCTCCGAATTCTCGGAACTCGACCCGGCGGACATACCCACGGGCAAAACCCACCCCGACACCCGTTTTGTAAAAGGACGCGCCATTGCCGACGAGTTCATCAACGACTGCTTTTGCTTGGACGACAAGGCTACAGACGCATCCGACGGCTCGGCACACGTTTTGCTCTCCGGTAAACACGGCAACCTCACCATTTGGCAACGCCCCGGGAAAAACGCCTACAACGCCATCCAGATTTACACACCGCCCGACCGCATGAGCATCGCCATCGAACCCATGACCGCCGCCCCCGACGTGCTGAACCACCACAAAGGGCTCATCGTTCTTGCCCCCGGCGAAACGGCCTCCTTTGAATTCGGCGCCAAGTTTCTTAAATAATGCTTACAAAACGCAAAAATTCGCCCAATTTCGATATTTTTTACGTTTAGAATCTTTCAACACTTTTCCCGCCCCGTCTCAAAAAAACGACGTTTTTAGGGGTATTTAAACATATTTTAAAAGCAGTCAAAAACAGGAGTGTATCCATGGATGTTAAAAAGTTTTTAGTCGCCTTCGGCCTCGCCGCAACAACCGCAACATTCGCAGCCCAGTACGAAGCCGAGGACGCGACCCTCGAAAACGGGGCTACCGTCTCGAGCAACGCGAACGCCTCCGGCGGCAAGTTCGTCGAAATGAAGGCCGGCGATATTACGTTCAACGTGACCGCCGAAACCGCGGGCAAGTACACGCTGAACGTGCGCTACAAGGCCGGCAGCGAAAAGACGAACCACATCGTGGTGAACGGTTCCCAGTCGGGCGACATGGTGTTCGCCACCGCCACCGCCTTCACCGACAACAAGACTGCCATCACGCTCAAAGCGGGCGCCAATACCATCGCTATCACCAATTTCTGGGGATGGATTGACGTGGACTACATCGAGATTACCGAATACGAGAACGTCGCCTTCAACATCTGCAACGCGCCCGTCACACCGAACGCGACCGAGAGCGCCGTCAAACTCTACAACTTCCTCGTGAACAACTTCCAAAAGAAAGTCATCTCGGGCATCATGACCGGCGACATGACGAACTACACCGCCGGCGCCGCGTTCGACACGCACCCCGACGTGGCCGATATCTACACCCGTAGCGGCAAAAAGCCCGCCCTGGTCGGCCTGGACTTCCTCTTTGCCACCGGC belongs to Fibrobacter sp. UWP2 and includes:
- a CDS encoding PKD domain-containing protein, giving the protein MGHLPSEPTNDFSITCTPTEPTVNLEDDVHWKLSSYDLPAVEIAAATFSWTFDDGTPKTASSSDAYVSYTTPGKKTATLTVSTKKSGTATTSCSVIIPSNPITDCQCTAEKRSIDIKTGGNAKWQISGCKSSKDIINYTWEGAGVAGNGESATATFTNKGDILAPTVTVTNEEYGIAKVSCPAVTATDSDTPDYLLDFNDSFSTERIKVPSGACIQIHGSWSTQYFTPKLNVTCEYSSSTYDFVMKLSHEDKNIDCLGSLFSRCSISIGTVSLGENDFGEVCVTISPEDGTLASCILEL
- the mnmE gene encoding tRNA uridine-5-carboxymethylaminomethyl(34) synthesis GTPase MnmE: MDSQTIVAPMTPAGVSAVAALRVSGSRVRDVVRALFGERAAADLEPRRAALGTARSTLKEGDAEECRGEVIDQLLYLFFEGPNSYTGEDVLELYPHGNPLIVRELMQAIRRVPGVRLAEPGEFTRRAYLNGKMDLSQAESVADVIHSANRAELKNAHRLLSGALSKKVKLLTEQIKDISARLELDVDFAEEEADPDYAGWEGKLAAIRGNVESILKSFRSKASVSRIPLAVLYGAPNAGKSSLVNALLGEDRILVSSVPGTTRDFVEVRLFLAGGEIRLVDTAGIAATATDALDALSMQKSREVLEEADLKICVVDGSLPAADAEQEFNPDLVVLSKQDLVGGLPNAEGISLAAPSIAVSAKTGYGLEELSKEMNARLFKSTENTEDLWITSEREKACLEEALKGIDRALDLIRTSPAVELLAFEMQLVRRSLQSITGEISSEDILQSIFAGFCIGK
- a CDS encoding GRP family sugar transporter, encoding MFVGIFAFGTYMVPLKKWPQYSSWAFLAAMSVGALLCSLSIAAVTGHFSLAPVGLLCGAIWVIGGALCFWAVQAEADLAGTGLRSMCVSILLSFITGVVLFREPTQLYFSIPAIACMLGGIYIQTPKQQSILKNWRSLLSGAVFGTYLIPFKFSGLADMDFLMPFALGICVTSLVLVAVMTLKRGKGFGFPKVPTLFAVLAGVLWMFGTLAIFWAIAEDGFFGYAIGYPLLQLNLVVNQLWGVFAFGEYATRRERTTLVMSTAVILLGAVLLTVSRG
- a CDS encoding aldose 1-epimerase — translated: MSKFKIIAKNISDITCHAIVRDDGCEFEVFTGYGAGLNAWRVPAGSTKLDLLFGYREGDDVYKIGPDTNAGCRLCPWPGRTAYAKFTWEGKTYRLTNNVSWAPHALHGFLQNRPWQFQSFESDSSKAVAVFTCDWPGDFGGFPFPFHAENRVTFTGESYTVQSSVKNIGKAPMPYSEGWHPYYSMGEKIDGITMTLPPSEFSELDPADIPTGKTHPDTRFVKGRAIADEFINDCFCLDDKATDASDGSAHVLLSGKHGNLTIWQRPGKNAYNAIQIYTPPDRMSIAIEPMTAAPDVLNHHKGLIVLAPGETASFEFGAKFLK